The genomic region CGACCCTGAATTCGAGGCGATCGCCTTCAAACTCTCCCCTCGCTTTCAATGGTTAACGGACCCTTCGCGGTTGCGATCGCTCGGCGATCGTAACCGCGTTTTTCTGTTCGAGATTATCTCAATTTACCGACGAGTTTGTCTGTAAATCATGAATCAGTTCTGCCAGTTGTTCCTCGGTTGCATTGTAAACTTCGCCACAAAAATGACAGGTCGCTTCCGCACCATTGTCTTTTTCGATCATGTCTTGAAGTTCGGCTTCGCCCAATAATTTCAACGCCCCTAACATGCGCTCGCTGGAACAGCCGCAGTGAAAACGCACCAGTTGCGGTTCCGGCAAAATCTCCAATCCCAAATCGCCGAGCAGTTCTTGCAAGATATCGCTGAGGGATTTCCCCGCTTGCAACAAGGGCGTGAATCCGCGCAGTTGACCGACGCGCTGTTCTAAGGTCGCGACGAGTTCTTCATCCCGCGCCGCTTTGGGCATCACTTGCAGCAACAACCCCCCGGAGGCTTCCACCCCTCCGGCGCCGACAAAGACGCCGACGACCAACGCCGATGGAGTTTGTTCGGAGGTGACCAGATAGTTCGCCACGTCGTCGCCGATTTCCCCCGAAACCAGTTCGACGGTACTGGAGTAAGGATAGCCGTAGCCTACGTCTCGAATCACGTAGAGATAGCCGTCGGCTCCCACTGCTCCCCCCACGTCGAGCTTACCTCGCTGGTTCGGCGGCAGTTCGACGCCGGGATTGTCTACGTAACCGCGCACGGTGCCGTCGAGTCCCGCATCGACGAGAATCCCGCCTAACGGTCCGTTGCCTTTGACGCGAATGTTGACCCGCGATTGCGGTCGTTTCATGCTCGACGCGAGCAGCAAACCCGAGGACATAGTACGCCCGAGGGCTGCCGTCGCCACGTAGGATAAATCGTGCCGTTGGCGGGCT from Oxynema aestuarii AP17 harbors:
- the hslO gene encoding Hsp33 family molecular chaperone HslO; this translates as MADRLIRATAADGGIRAVGVITTRLTEEARQRHDLSYVATAALGRTMSSGLLLASSMKRPQSRVNIRVKGNGPLGGILVDAGLDGTVRGYVDNPGVELPPNQRGKLDVGGAVGADGYLYVIRDVGYGYPYSSTVELVSGEIGDDVANYLVTSEQTPSALVVGVFVGAGGVEASGGLLLQVMPKAARDEELVATLEQRVGQLRGFTPLLQAGKSLSDILQELLGDLGLEILPEPQLVRFHCGCSSERMLGALKLLGEAELQDMIEKDNGAEATCHFCGEVYNATEEQLAELIHDLQTNSSVN